One Engystomops pustulosus chromosome 11, aEngPut4.maternal, whole genome shotgun sequence DNA window includes the following coding sequences:
- the CLDND1 gene encoding claudin domain-containing protein 1, whose protein sequence is MDNRFATALVIGSVLSLLSVIYLSAAVGTVSWYHYFTSPVLANVSETAANEFLNELEKANEKAYTDALYHCNGSLGLWQQCISVSSQHYESDDLSSDLRCVSLSFSDQFLEKYSQPGNHNTEMDLIRTYLWRCQFLLPLVALGLIFFGAIVGLAGCVCRSLYPALGTGALHLLAGVCTLGAVVCFSSGVYMLQRSLPPPSGVRGEYGWSFCLACVSSPLQVMAGALFIWASRASRKEYSLMKAYRVA, encoded by the exons ATGGATAACCGCTTTGCCACTGCGCTGGTGATTGGCAGCGTCCTATCTCTCCTGTCCGTGATTTACCTTTCTGCAGCGGTGGGCACCGTCTCCTGGTACCACTACTTCACCTCCCCTGTCCTCGCCAACGTCAGCGAGACGGCTGCAAATGAATTCCTAAATGAACTGGAGAAGGCCAATGAGAAGGCTTACACGGACGCGCTGTACCACTGCAACGGGAGCCTGGGGCTGTGGCAGCAGTGCATCAGCGTCTCCTCGCAGCACTACGAGTCTGATG ATCTCTCCTCGGACCTGCGCTGCGTGTCACTGTCTTTTTCGGATCAGTTCTTAGAGAAATACTCGCAGCCTGGAAATCACAACACAGAGATGGACCTGATCCGTACAT ATCTGTGGCGCTGCCAGTTCCTGCTGCCATTGGTCGCCCTTGGACTGATATTTTTTGGCGCCATTGTTGGTCTGGCTGGCTGTGTGTGCCGCAGTCTGTATCCAGCTCTGGGCACCGGGGCCTTGCACCTCCTGGCAG GTGTGTGCACGTTGGGAGCTGTTGTGTGCTTCTCCAGCGGGGTGTACATGCTGCAGAGGAGTCTGCCCCCTCCCTCGGGGGTCCGTGGAGAGTACGGTTGGTCCTTCTGCTTGGCGTGCGTCTCCTCACCCCTGCAGGTCATGGCTGGGGCCCTGTTCATTTGGGCGTCTCGTGCCAGTCGGAAGGAGTATTCATTGATGAAGGCGTATCGCGTGGCATGA